A segment of the Catenuloplanes nepalensis genome:
TCCGCCTCGACCCGGAGGAGCGCCGGCGACAGCGGCGGGACAACTTCGGGCTGCCCTCCGCGCCGATGTCCCGGTCGCTGGCCGTGACACGCGCGGAGGGCCGGTCGGGGCGGCTGCGCCGGGACGCCGGCTCGGTCCGTGTCCCCGGACCGTCGCGGGCCCCGATGCCCGGTGGGCCGGCCGAGCCGGTCCACCGGATGCGGCGCAGACGGCGGCGGACCGGCGTGGCCGCGCTGTTGCTGGCCGCGGCCGCGCTGGTAGGAGTTGATCTCGTCCGGGGCCCGGACTACCGCCCGGTCAGCGCGCCCGCCGGCGAGGTCACGCCGGTCGCTTCGGAGGAGCCGCCGGCCCGCTGGGCCGACCGGCCACGCCGCACCCCAGCGGCGCCCTCGCCCACCCCGTCCGTCAAGACGCCGGTGATCCCGAAGGCGACGCCGCGACCCGCCTCTGCGCCGCCGCCCGGTGGGGAGACGGTGATGCCGGAGAAGGCCAGCACGTTCGCGCAGCAGGGCACCGGGGCGTTCACCCACGCCGCCGGCACCGGCCCGGTGCTCGGCCGGGCAGGGATGCTGCGACGCTTCCGGGTGGTGGCCGAGGGCGGCGCCGGCGTCACGGCGGACGCGTACGCCGCCGAGGTGGACCGGATCCTCGGCGATCAGCGCAGCTGGATCGCGGCCGGGCGGTTCCGCCTGCAGCGGGTGGCGCAGGGGCAGAACGCGGAGTTCGTCATCTACCTCGCGACGCCGAAGACCAGCGAGAAGATGTGCGCGGCCGGTGGGCTGGCCACGTCCGGATACGTGTCCTGCCGGCTGACCGGCCAGGTCATCATCAATGCGGCGCGCTGGCACACCGCGATCCCGGACTACGGCGCGCCGCTCGCCGACTATCGGGCGTACGCGATCAACCAC
Coding sequences within it:
- a CDS encoding DUF3152 domain-containing protein, which encodes MTTRGDRSAANRTVEERAAAAAIRRVRLDPEERRRQRRDNFGLPSAPMSRSLAVTRAEGRSGRLRRDAGSVRVPGPSRAPMPGGPAEPVHRMRRRRRRTGVAALLLAAAALVGVDLVRGPDYRPVSAPAGEVTPVASEEPPARWADRPRRTPAAPSPTPSVKTPVIPKATPRPASAPPPGGETVMPEKASTFAQQGTGAFTHAAGTGPVLGRAGMLRRFRVVAEGGAGVTADAYAAEVDRILGDQRSWIAAGRFRLQRVAQGQNAEFVIYLATPKTSEKMCAAGGLATSGYVSCRLTGQVIINAARWHTAIPDYGAPLADYRAYAINHEVGHQFGHGHEACPGPGSPAPVMQQQTYGLRGCLANAWPYLAGRRYEGKAVN